One Rosa chinensis cultivar Old Blush chromosome 5, RchiOBHm-V2, whole genome shotgun sequence genomic region harbors:
- the LOC112164024 gene encoding uncharacterized protein LOC112164024 isoform X1, protein MAGIISLKALVDKGSNKVIFIESDNDFVDVLFSFLTIPIGTIVKLTSKQAVPLHIGCMNNLYDSVVNIDVQHFETEAYRDMLLSPQNGAESYCKNLKVKIDDFVQKGYFLCESWNCTFFENRLLSHYKGDCCQCGRCMNVSCGLTAPSSVEKDGGIFVKKKTARLMITDDLHVMSPLSAATCSIITNLGVGNENSKVEQLSFKVEVNQVLDVYVLHPFLLTCNVVVSESDLMPFFQVMELLMSSLVSKTPLTEILLRHKQQKLSSENVHERICIGLQVSGDVLDENEKKISVKLTVRKSKNIVCYAEAGQDFVNLLFSFLTLPLGVILRHVQDVSVLSFCVCGLWLVKENASKAL, encoded by the coding sequence ATGGCTGGTATCATAAGCTTAAAGGCCTTGGTGGACAAGGGGAGCAACAAAGTTATCTTCATCGAGTCAGACAATGATTTTGTTGATGTTCTCTTCAGTTTCTTGACAATTCCCATTGGAACGATTGTCAAGCTCACCAGTAAACAGGCAGTACCATTGCACATAGGTTGCATGAACAATTTGTATGATAGTGTTGTGAATATTGATGTTCAGCATTTTGAAACAGAAGCATATAGAGACATGTTGCTATCTCCCCAGAATGGGGCTGAATCTTATTGCAAGAACCTCAAGGTGAAAATTGATGATTTTGTGCAGAAAGGCTACTTTCTATGTGAAAGTTGGAATTGCACCTTCTTTGAAAACAGGTTATTAAGTCATTATAAAGGTGATTGTTGTCAATGTGGAAGATGCATGAATGTCAGTTGTGGTCTTACAGCTCCATCCTCGGTTGAGAAAGATGGCGGCatctttgtaaaaaaaaaaacagccagACTCATGATTACTGATGATTTGCATGTGATGTCCCCATTATCTGCAGCAACTTGTTCTATAATAACGAATCTTGGAGTGGGGAACGAGAATAGCAAAGTTGAACAGTTGAGTTTCAAAGTGGAAGTTAATCAGGTACTTGATGTTTATGTGCTTCACCCCTTTTTGTTGACCTGTAATGTTGTGGTTTCTGAATCTGACCTGATGCCTTTTTTCCAGGTTATGGAATTGCTAATGAGCTCTTTAGTATCAAAGACACCTTTGACTGAAATTCTGCTGAGGCATAAACAACAGAAACTGAGCAGTGAAAATGTTCATGAACGAATATGTATTGGATTGCAAGTGTCTGGAGATGTTTTggatgaaaatgaaaaaaagatttCTGTTAAGCTTACAGTTAGAAAATCGAAGAATATTGTTTGTTATGCAGAAGCAGGGCAGGATTTTGTTAATCTACTCTTCAGTTTCTTGACTCTTCCACTTGGGGTTATATTAAGACATGTGCAGGATGTTTCTGTGTTGAGTTTCTGTGTCTGTGGGTTATGGCTAGTGAAGGAAAATGCTTCAAAGGCACTATGA
- the LOC112164024 gene encoding uncharacterized protein LOC112164024 isoform X2, with translation MAGIISLKALVDKGSNKVIFIESDNDFVDVLFSFLTIPIGTIVKLTSKQAVPLHIGCMNNLYDSVVNIDVQHFETEAYRDMLLSPQNGAESYCKNLKVKIDDFVQKGYFLCESWNCTFFENRLLSHYKGDCCQCGRCMNVSCGLTAPSSVEKDGGIFVKKKTARLMITDDLHVMSPLSAATCSIITNLGVGNENSKVEQLSFKVEVNQVMELLMSSLVSKTPLTEILLRHKQQKLSSENVHERICIGLQVSGDVLDENEKKISVKLTVRKSKNIVCYAEAGQDFVNLLFSFLTLPLGVILRHVQDVSVLSFCVCGLWLVKENASKAL, from the exons ATGGCTGGTATCATAAGCTTAAAGGCCTTGGTGGACAAGGGGAGCAACAAAGTTATCTTCATCGAGTCAGACAATGATTTTGTTGATGTTCTCTTCAGTTTCTTGACAATTCCCATTGGAACGATTGTCAAGCTCACCAGTAAACAGGCAGTACCATTGCACATAGGTTGCATGAACAATTTGTATGATAGTGTTGTGAATATTGATGTTCAGCATTTTGAAACAGAAGCATATAGAGACATGTTGCTATCTCCCCAGAATGGGGCTGAATCTTATTGCAAGAACCTCAAGGTGAAAATTGATGATTTTGTGCAGAAAGGCTACTTTCTATGTGAAAGTTGGAATTGCACCTTCTTTGAAAACAGGTTATTAAGTCATTATAAAGGTGATTGTTGTCAATGTGGAAGATGCATGAATGTCAGTTGTGGTCTTACAGCTCCATCCTCGGTTGAGAAAGATGGCGGCatctttgtaaaaaaaaaaacagccagACTCATGATTACTGATGATTTGCATGTGATGTCCCCATTATCTGCAGCAACTTGTTCTATAATAACGAATCTTGGAGTGGGGAACGAGAATAGCAAAGTTGAACAGTTGAGTTTCAAAGTGGAAGTTAATCAG GTTATGGAATTGCTAATGAGCTCTTTAGTATCAAAGACACCTTTGACTGAAATTCTGCTGAGGCATAAACAACAGAAACTGAGCAGTGAAAATGTTCATGAACGAATATGTATTGGATTGCAAGTGTCTGGAGATGTTTTggatgaaaatgaaaaaaagatttCTGTTAAGCTTACAGTTAGAAAATCGAAGAATATTGTTTGTTATGCAGAAGCAGGGCAGGATTTTGTTAATCTACTCTTCAGTTTCTTGACTCTTCCACTTGGGGTTATATTAAGACATGTGCAGGATGTTTCTGTGTTGAGTTTCTGTGTCTGTGGGTTATGGCTAGTGAAGGAAAATGCTTCAAAGGCACTATGA
- the LOC112164025 gene encoding uncharacterized protein LOC112164025, translated as MDRSWMHADRRSYEYKLGVKEFCQFAVDNARDPNRICCPCTKCGNMKDFSAQVIKDHLFLNEIDVGYDKWVEHGEVVVESELDSDIDSAETEGVESESVEGNVGADYEVQLDSDVELEGNENDELSTECNEFRQFVEDANKPLYPGCNRHTKMNVLVRLYNLKVKHGNEIPASVYEAKKTLSALGMDYTKIHACPNDCILYRKQYADEMCCPTCGISRWEVCKNKKEREGVPAKVLWYFPPIPRFKRMFQSIETSKSLTWHATNRNKDGLIRHPADSTSWKLVDDKWPDFGSEPRNLRLALSSDGFNPHSSLSSKYSCWPVILVTYNLPPWLVMKRKHMMLTLLISGPKQSGNDIDVYLEPLIDDLKLLWEGVNGVYDAIKNETFTLRALLFWTINDFLAYGNLSRSIVKGYNACPICLDKTEPTRLVHGGKMAYTIHRRFLGRHHPYRKLRAAFNNQPEHATAPVPLSGEELLRRLEEEVPQWPFGKKKPPPTYRGAEDETRPC; from the exons ATGGATAGGtcatggatgcatgctgataggagGTCTTATGAATATAAGCTAGGAGTGAAGGAGTTTTGTCAGTTTGctgttgataatgctagagacccTAATCGCATTTGTTGTCCTTGCACAAAATGTGGAAATATGAAAGACTTTTCTGCACAAGTGATAAAGGATCACTTGTTTCTAAATGAGATAGACGTAGGTTATGATAAATGGGTAGAACATGGGGAGGTTGTGGTAGAGTCAGAATTAGATAGTGATATTGATAGCGCAGAGACAGAGGGTGTTGAATCTGAATCTGTGGAGGGTAATGTGGGGGCAGATTATGAAGTACAATTAGATAGTGATGTGGAGTTGGAAGGCAATGAGAATGATGAGCTTTCAACTGAGTGTAATGAATTCAGGCAGTTTGTAGAAGATGCCAACAAACCCTTATACCCTGGTTGCAATAGGCACACAAAGATGAATGTGTTGGTTAGGCTTTACAACTTGAAAGTGAAGCATG GAAACGAGATACCTGCCTCTGTGTACGAGGCAAAGAAGACTTTGAGTGCATTGGGAATGGATTACACCAAAATACACGCTTGCCCGAATGACTGTATTCTATATAGAAAACAGTATGCTGATGAAATGTGTTGTCCTACATGTGGTATTTCTAGGTGGGAAgtctgcaaaaacaaaaaagaaagggaGGGAGTACCTGCAAAAGTGTTGTGGTACTTTCCACCGATTCCTAGGTTCAAAAGAATGTTTCAATCAATTGAAACATCGAAGAGTTTAACTTGGCATGCCACCAACAGAAACAAGGATGGCTTAATTCGACATCCTGCAGATTCTACGTCTTGGAAGTTGGTAGATGATAAATGGCCAGATTTTGGTAGTGAGCCAAGAAACCTACGGCTTGCATTGTCATCAGATGGGTTCAATCCCCATAGTTCCTTAAGTAGCAAGTATAGTTGTTGGCCCGTTATTTTGGTAACCTATAATTTGCCTCCATGGTTGGTAATGAAGAGGAAACACATGATGCTGACCTTATTGATATCAGGCCCTAAACAATCGGGAAATGACATTGATGTTTACCTTGAACCGTTAATAGATGACTTGAAGCTGTTATGGGAAGGGGTGAATGGAGTTTATGATGCCATtaagaatgaaacttttaccCTTAGGGCTTTACTATTCTGGACAATCAATGATTTTCTAGCTTATGGTAACCTTTCAAGAAGTATAGTGAAAGGCTATAATGCATGTCCTATTTGTCTTGATAAAACAGAACCTACAAGGCTAGTTCATGGAGGAAAGATGGCCTACACCATTCATCGACGGTTTTTAGGAAGACACCATCCTTATCGAAAGCTAAGGGCTGCTTTCAATAACCAGCCAGAACATGCAACAGCTCCAGTGCCATTGAGTGGAGAAGAATTGTTGAGGAGGTTGGAGGAGGAAGTTCCACAGTGGccgtttggaaaaaaaaaacctcctccTACTTATAGGGGTGCTGAGGATGAAACCAGGCCATGTTGA